A part of Solibacillus sp. FSL H8-0538 genomic DNA contains:
- the hflX gene encoding GTPase HflX → METLIEKGILVGVNLQKNSHFEYSMEELANLAEALNVEVVGTVTQNLERVTPSHYVGTGKIEEIKAFFDEVDANIVIFNDELSPSQIRNLERDLECKVIDRTMLILDIFGRRAKTREAQMQVELAQLQYMLPRLVGLHASLSRQGGGTGGGFKNRGAGETKLELDRRKIEDQIAKIKKDLEVVKDQRETQRKQRRKNAMPVVSIVGYTNAGKSTIMNQLLRKIGQEDNKQVFEKDMLFATLETSVRNIELPDNKSFLLTDTVGFVSKLPHHLVKAFRSTLEEAREADLLLHVVDVSNEEYRFMMDVTNDTLKAVGVEDIPTIYVYNKSDLAGVEYPLVSGDNIWISAKQPVGLDELLLMIRKQIFSDYVKCDMLIPYDQGGVVSYLNTNATIFNTSYEEKGTLLSVEVKESDFNKYEHFVVK, encoded by the coding sequence ATTGAAACATTGATTGAAAAAGGAATTTTAGTTGGCGTCAATTTACAAAAAAATAGTCATTTTGAATATTCAATGGAAGAGCTAGCGAATTTAGCGGAAGCATTAAATGTAGAAGTTGTTGGCACGGTGACGCAAAATTTAGAGCGTGTGACACCTTCACATTATGTGGGAACTGGGAAAATTGAAGAAATAAAGGCATTCTTTGATGAGGTAGATGCCAATATTGTTATTTTCAATGACGAACTCTCTCCATCACAAATTCGTAACTTGGAGCGTGATCTAGAATGTAAAGTAATCGATCGTACGATGCTCATACTAGATATTTTTGGCCGCCGTGCAAAAACGCGCGAAGCACAAATGCAGGTAGAACTTGCACAGCTACAGTATATGCTCCCGCGTTTAGTGGGACTTCATGCATCCCTATCTCGCCAAGGTGGTGGTACAGGAGGCGGCTTCAAAAACCGTGGTGCTGGTGAAACGAAGCTCGAACTGGATCGTCGTAAAATCGAGGACCAAATTGCAAAAATTAAAAAGGATTTAGAAGTGGTAAAGGATCAGCGTGAAACACAACGTAAGCAACGCCGTAAAAATGCAATGCCTGTCGTATCCATTGTTGGCTATACGAATGCCGGGAAATCGACAATCATGAACCAACTGCTACGAAAAATCGGGCAGGAGGACAACAAGCAAGTATTTGAAAAGGACATGCTGTTCGCGACACTTGAAACATCTGTTCGTAATATCGAATTACCGGATAATAAATCTTTCTTATTAACAGATACAGTTGGTTTTGTTAGTAAGCTACCTCACCATCTAGTGAAGGCATTCCGTTCGACGCTGGAAGAAGCGCGTGAAGCAGATCTGCTCTTACATGTAGTAGACGTTTCGAATGAGGAGTATCGTTTTATGATGGACGTCACAAATGATACGCTAAAGGCGGTAGGTGTTGAAGATATTCCTACTATATATGTGTACAATAAATCCGATTTAGCGGGTGTGGAGTATCCGTTAGTGAGCGGAGATAATATATGGATTTCTGCGAAGCAACCAGTGGGGCTTGACGAGCTATTGTTAATGATTCGGAAGCAAATCTTCTCAGATTATGTGAAGTGTGACATGCTCATTCCGTATGATCAAGGTGGAGTCGTTTCGTATTTAAATACAAATGCGACGATTTTTAATACTAGTTATGAGGAAAAAGGTACACTATTATCTGTTGAGGTAAAGGAATCTGATTTTAATAAATATGAGCATTTTGTAGTGAAATAA
- the putP gene encoding sodium/proline symporter PutP — translation MSDNAFQLLAIAIYLVSMLAIGWYAFVKTSNLSDYMLGGRGLGPAVTALSAGAADMSGWLLMGLPGAIYLSGLVEAWIAIGLTVGAYLNWLFVAPRLRVYTQVANDSITIPSFLDNRLRDSTKLIRIASGIIILVFFTFYVSSGMVAGGKFFDSSFGYEYHTGLLIVSGVVVAYTLFGGFLAVSYTDFLQGLIMFLALITVPLFGIFYTGGLGETIESIKAVNPEHLNLFAKTATVAGVISSVAWGLGYFGQPHIIVRFMAISSVKEMTQARRIGIGWMILSLGGAIATALVGIAYYQQNASTLGELKDPETVFIVMGQLLFHPFIAGVILAAILAAIMSTISSQLIVTSSALVEDIYKALFNKSATDKHYVLVGRLAVLVVSVIAAVLAWNPDSSILSLVGFAWAGFGAAFGPIILLALFWRKLTNIGALAGMITGALTAFIWGKTSLSDQLYEIVPGFLVCLFVAIIVSLVTYKPNKEIEAEFNRTLELLNKEK, via the coding sequence ATGTCAGATAATGCGTTTCAGTTATTAGCAATCGCCATTTACTTGGTTTCAATGCTCGCAATTGGATGGTATGCATTTGTTAAAACTTCAAACTTGAGTGATTATATGCTCGGTGGACGTGGGCTGGGTCCGGCTGTTACGGCTTTAAGTGCGGGTGCGGCAGATATGTCTGGATGGCTACTTATGGGTTTACCAGGTGCGATTTATTTGTCAGGTTTAGTAGAAGCGTGGATTGCAATTGGGTTAACAGTCGGTGCATATTTAAACTGGTTATTTGTGGCACCGCGGCTTCGTGTTTATACACAAGTAGCAAATGACTCGATAACAATTCCTAGTTTTTTAGACAATCGATTACGTGATAGCACCAAGCTAATACGGATTGCTTCCGGAATTATTATTTTAGTATTCTTTACGTTTTATGTATCGTCAGGAATGGTTGCAGGCGGTAAGTTTTTCGATAGTTCATTCGGCTATGAATACCATACAGGGTTATTAATTGTTTCGGGTGTGGTTGTTGCCTATACATTATTCGGTGGCTTTTTAGCGGTAAGTTATACGGACTTTTTACAAGGTTTGATTATGTTTTTAGCATTAATAACGGTACCTCTGTTTGGTATTTTTTATACGGGTGGACTTGGTGAGACGATCGAATCCATTAAAGCTGTGAATCCGGAGCATTTAAACTTATTTGCCAAAACGGCGACAGTTGCGGGGGTCATCTCATCTGTTGCATGGGGGTTAGGGTATTTTGGTCAGCCTCATATTATCGTGCGTTTCATGGCGATTAGCTCGGTAAAGGAAATGACACAAGCGCGTCGAATCGGCATTGGATGGATGATTTTAAGTTTAGGTGGTGCGATTGCTACAGCGCTGGTTGGTATTGCGTATTATCAGCAAAACGCAAGCACGCTAGGAGAATTAAAGGATCCGGAAACGGTGTTCATTGTAATGGGTCAGCTATTATTCCATCCGTTTATCGCAGGAGTTATACTAGCGGCGATTTTAGCGGCAATTATGAGTACGATTTCATCACAGTTAATTGTAACATCTTCAGCATTAGTAGAAGATATTTATAAAGCGTTATTTAATAAATCCGCAACAGATAAGCATTATGTGTTGGTTGGTCGATTAGCGGTACTGGTTGTTTCTGTTATTGCGGCCGTGCTCGCATGGAATCCAGATAGCTCGATTTTAAGTTTAGTTGGCTTTGCATGGGCAGGGTTTGGTGCTGCCTTTGGACCGATTATTTTATTGGCGTTATTTTGGCGTAAATTAACAAATATAGGTGCACTTGCTGGCATGATTACGGGTGCTTTGACGGCATTTATTTGGGGCAAAACATCCCTTTCTGATCAGCTTTATGAAATCGTACCAGGTTTCTTAGTTTGTTTATTCGTCGCGATAATTGTTAGTTTAGTAACCTATAAGCCAAATAAAGAGATTGAAGCAGAATTCAATCGAACACTTGAACTATTAAACAAAGAAAAATAA
- a CDS encoding class I SAM-dependent methyltransferase: protein MDFEQMKTQLLELLNNRTLINATISQPRQKSNELKRVKLKPIDLRGVYTIQIEYQYERILKHANVALEEFPTHLEALLEQFRQIHAEFSTEKVHIQLSKKNKVLWKSDKTAEIKQVNLSHNRKKQYLLDDATAYPFLIRLGVQTEDGKVKKQKYDKFKQINRFVEFIDDSLEYLPKDRQIRILDFGSGKSYLTFALYHYLKVEKGFNIRVTGLDLKKEVIEECNRIAQDLNYDDLEFLVGDINDFNEETAVDMVVTLHACDVATDMALARAVKWGAKVILSVPCCQHELNRQLQAPALDVMVQHGLIRERFASLATDAIRAELLSLVGYDAQLLEFIDMENTPKNILIRAYFTGKKPSEEQRAKYNAFIQFLSATPFLENELRDYLQ, encoded by the coding sequence ATGGATTTTGAACAAATGAAAACGCAACTACTTGAGCTGTTGAACAATAGAACATTAATTAACGCAACAATTAGCCAACCGCGCCAAAAGTCAAATGAACTAAAACGTGTAAAGTTAAAGCCTATCGATTTGCGCGGCGTATATACAATTCAAATCGAGTACCAGTACGAGCGCATCCTGAAACATGCAAACGTGGCATTAGAAGAATTCCCCACGCATCTAGAAGCATTACTCGAGCAATTCCGTCAAATACACGCAGAATTCTCAACTGAAAAAGTTCATATACAGCTATCAAAGAAAAACAAAGTGCTTTGGAAATCAGACAAAACGGCAGAAATAAAACAGGTGAACCTATCACATAACCGTAAAAAACAATATTTACTGGACGATGCCACAGCTTACCCATTCCTTATTCGCCTTGGCGTACAAACAGAGGATGGCAAGGTAAAAAAACAAAAATACGATAAATTCAAGCAAATTAATCGCTTCGTCGAATTTATTGACGATTCTCTTGAGTACTTGCCGAAGGATCGCCAAATTCGTATTTTAGATTTCGGTTCAGGCAAATCGTATTTAACGTTTGCCCTTTATCACTATTTAAAAGTAGAAAAAGGCTTTAATATTCGCGTTACTGGATTGGATTTAAAAAAAGAAGTAATTGAGGAATGTAACCGCATTGCACAGGACCTAAATTATGATGATCTTGAGTTTTTAGTCGGTGATATAAATGATTTCAACGAAGAAACGGCTGTCGATATGGTCGTCACATTACATGCATGTGACGTGGCAACGGATATGGCTTTGGCTCGCGCTGTGAAATGGGGAGCAAAGGTGATTTTAAGTGTTCCTTGCTGCCAGCACGAACTAAATCGCCAGCTTCAAGCGCCTGCATTAGATGTGATGGTGCAGCATGGTTTAATTCGTGAACGCTTCGCCTCTCTTGCTACAGATGCAATTCGCGCAGAGCTTTTGTCACTTGTCGGTTATGATGCGCAACTGCTTGAATTTATCGACATGGAAAATACGCCGAAAAACATTTTAATTCGGGCTTACTTCACAGGAAAAAAACCATCCGAGGAACAACGAGCAAAATATAATGCATTCATACAGTTTTTATCTGCAACACCTTTTTTAGAAAATGAATTACGTGACTATTTGCAATAA
- a CDS encoding DUF47 domain-containing protein has protein sequence MFSSRKQDPFFAALHKIAENVQESVHYANDYRIETVADLKEISIRMKQYETTGDKLIHELIVMLNKSFMTPIEREDILALAIRMDDILDGTEGTIAHFEMFSLIEIDESMRTFLGYIVKSADEIVKAMDLLNKKDLVGMRQHAILIKDYERQCDEVLRSSIKQLFLNEKDPIRLIKFKDIYEQLEEIADYCQTVANTIETIIMRNA, from the coding sequence ATGTTTAGTTCAAGAAAGCAAGATCCATTCTTCGCAGCGTTACACAAAATTGCTGAAAACGTCCAAGAATCGGTGCATTATGCAAATGATTACCGTATCGAAACAGTAGCAGATTTAAAAGAAATTAGCATTCGTATGAAGCAATATGAAACTACTGGTGATAAATTAATTCATGAATTGATCGTAATGTTAAACAAGTCATTCATGACACCAATTGAGCGTGAAGATATTTTAGCTTTAGCAATTCGCATGGATGATATTTTAGACGGTACAGAAGGCACAATTGCCCACTTTGAAATGTTCTCTTTAATAGAAATCGATGAATCAATGCGTACCTTCCTTGGCTACATTGTAAAGTCAGCAGATGAAATCGTAAAAGCGATGGACCTTTTAAATAAGAAGGATTTAGTTGGTATGCGCCAACATGCAATTCTGATTAAGGACTATGAGCGTCAATGTGACGAAGTACTTCGTTCATCAATTAAACAATTATTCTTAAACGAAAAAGATCCAATTCGCTTAATCAAATTCAAAGACATTTATGAGCAATTAGAAGAAATTGCTGACTACTGCCAAACAGTAGCTAATACAATCGAAACTATTATTATGCGTAACGCGTAA
- a CDS encoding inorganic phosphate transporter: protein MDIILIITLLVVAFALLFDFINGFHDTANAIATSVSTRALPPRVAVLMAAFMNFIGAITFVGVAKAIASDIVDPFALSTPEAPLIGSVVILAALLSAITWNLATWYFGIPSSSSHTLIGSIAGAAIAAAGFDILNYTGFIKILEALLLSPFIALAAGFLMMSLFKIIFKNTNLYKTNKGFRTMQIFTAAIQSFTHGTNDAQKAMGIITMALIAGGLQHTDDVQGWVRLACAVAMGLGTSIGGYKIIKTVGGKIMKIRPVNGAAADLASATVIFGATLIHLPVSTTHVISSAIMGVGSAQRVKGVKWGTARKIVLTWIITMPISALMAAIIYTILNLFF from the coding sequence ATGGACATAATATTAATCATCACGTTATTAGTCGTTGCTTTCGCATTACTATTCGACTTTATTAACGGCTTCCATGATACAGCCAATGCGATTGCGACTTCAGTTTCAACGCGTGCTCTACCACCACGTGTAGCAGTACTTATGGCGGCATTTATGAACTTTATCGGGGCCATCACATTCGTAGGGGTTGCAAAAGCAATTGCGAGTGACATTGTTGACCCATTTGCTTTATCTACACCTGAAGCACCTTTAATTGGTTCAGTCGTTATTTTAGCAGCTTTACTTTCAGCTATTACTTGGAACTTAGCAACATGGTACTTCGGTATCCCATCTAGTTCTTCACATACACTAATCGGGTCAATCGCTGGTGCGGCAATTGCAGCAGCTGGCTTTGACATCTTAAACTATACAGGCTTTATTAAAATTCTTGAGGCGCTACTTTTATCGCCATTCATCGCTCTTGCAGCCGGTTTCTTAATGATGTCTCTATTTAAAATAATCTTTAAAAACACAAACCTTTATAAAACAAATAAAGGCTTCCGTACAATGCAAATCTTCACTGCGGCAATTCAATCATTCACACATGGTACGAATGATGCGCAAAAAGCAATGGGTATTATTACGATGGCTTTAATTGCTGGTGGCTTACAGCATACAGATGATGTTCAAGGTTGGGTGCGTCTTGCCTGCGCAGTTGCAATGGGTCTTGGTACGTCAATCGGTGGTTATAAAATCATTAAAACAGTTGGTGGTAAGATTATGAAAATCCGCCCAGTAAACGGGGCTGCTGCTGACTTAGCATCTGCAACGGTTATTTTTGGAGCAACATTAATTCACTTACCGGTATCAACAACACATGTTATATCATCTGCTATTATGGGTGTAGGTTCTGCGCAACGTGTGAAAGGTGTTAAATGGGGAACGGCTCGTAAAATTGTCTTAACTTGGATTATTACAATGCCGATATCTGCTTTAATGGCGGCAATCATCTATACAATCTTAAATTTATTCTTTTAA
- a CDS encoding MMPL family transporter has product MHALSIFVTKNAKSIIAIWVVFFAVMAFFAIQLPTKLQGDGFFVEDDHIRITEELSETFGLPAKTIFVLFENKSDEEIKDILTTIEKVEEISSITSPIGIDALSKDGISYAMLDFDNTVNNYPAIVDEIRTILTNEVGVAITGEPVINEDINVASQKDLMQAEAIGVPIAMIVLLLAFGTVVSALLPIIIGGATVISAFGVLTLLSETFNLSIFVLNIVPMLGLALSIDFALLYINRYREEREQTSVEEAVKTSIRTAGRSIIFSAVCVMIGLGAMVVIEVEIFQNIALGGTIVVFLAVVSGLTLLPSAILLLGDRLNKWRLFRVRRVTTRWQRFASFVMKRPIIIIFVAFILLGIAMIPIKDMKLTIPSTDALPTSYEARQTYDKLAATFGLGEEAVVFLLAEREGGWEDADGLEKMMAIQQHLEQYPLVTKVNSMFTSAQIDSVNKWQAAMTNPESPAYLQTVRDYFVQDEQMYLTFSLDADGASSEAQAFVRELKDEDLGVTFGLSGRPKFNQEIFDEIASKIVVALAIIVTTTFIILMIAFRSILIPLKAIIMNIIGLGATFGILVYIFQFGHFGLEPGTIVLIIPVITFCLVFGLSMDYEVFLISRIQEEYQNGSNNTKATIDGLVSTSKIITSAALIMIVITGAFAFTDVIPVKQIGVGIAIAVAIDATIIRLLLVPSLMRLFGDWNWWLPFRKKR; this is encoded by the coding sequence ATGCACGCTTTATCTATATTCGTAACAAAAAACGCAAAAAGTATTATAGCTATTTGGGTCGTGTTTTTTGCTGTTATGGCATTCTTCGCTATTCAATTACCTACAAAATTACAGGGAGATGGGTTCTTTGTAGAAGATGATCATATACGTATCACCGAAGAGCTTTCTGAAACGTTCGGTCTTCCCGCCAAAACGATTTTTGTGTTGTTTGAGAATAAGTCGGATGAAGAAATCAAAGACATCTTAACAACTATCGAAAAAGTAGAGGAAATCAGTTCTATCACCTCCCCCATCGGCATTGATGCCTTAAGTAAAGACGGCATTTCCTATGCAATGCTTGATTTTGATAATACGGTTAATAATTATCCAGCGATTGTGGACGAAATCCGTACAATTTTAACGAATGAGGTTGGGGTTGCCATTACGGGTGAACCCGTTATTAATGAAGATATTAATGTAGCGAGCCAAAAGGATTTAATGCAAGCCGAGGCAATTGGCGTACCGATTGCGATGATTGTACTACTGCTAGCATTCGGTACGGTTGTTTCCGCACTGCTACCCATTATTATTGGTGGCGCCACGGTTATTTCTGCATTTGGAGTTTTAACGCTACTTAGCGAGACATTTAATTTATCAATTTTTGTTTTGAACATTGTGCCCATGCTTGGTCTTGCGCTTAGCATTGACTTTGCGTTGTTATACATTAACCGTTACCGTGAGGAGCGTGAACAAACATCTGTTGAAGAAGCTGTCAAAACATCAATTCGTACAGCAGGGCGCTCCATTATTTTCTCCGCTGTTTGCGTTATGATTGGGCTTGGTGCGATGGTTGTTATTGAAGTGGAGATTTTCCAAAACATCGCATTAGGTGGCACGATTGTTGTATTTTTAGCGGTAGTATCTGGCTTAACTTTACTACCTTCAGCAATTTTATTATTAGGTGATCGTCTGAATAAATGGCGCCTATTCCGTGTTAGACGAGTTACCACTCGTTGGCAGCGTTTTGCGTCGTTTGTCATGAAGCGTCCTATTATCATTATCTTTGTAGCTTTTATTTTACTTGGGATTGCAATGATTCCTATTAAGGATATGAAGCTAACGATTCCTTCTACAGATGCGCTACCAACATCTTATGAAGCGCGCCAAACATACGATAAACTCGCAGCAACATTTGGTTTAGGTGAAGAAGCAGTTGTTTTTCTACTTGCTGAGCGTGAGGGAGGCTGGGAGGATGCGGACGGCCTTGAAAAGATGATGGCAATCCAGCAGCATCTTGAACAGTACCCGCTTGTAACAAAGGTAAATTCGATGTTTACTTCCGCACAAATAGATTCAGTAAACAAGTGGCAGGCTGCAATGACAAATCCTGAAAGCCCAGCTTACCTACAAACAGTTCGGGATTACTTCGTGCAAGACGAGCAAATGTATCTAACGTTCTCACTTGATGCAGACGGTGCCTCAAGTGAAGCCCAAGCCTTTGTACGGGAATTAAAGGACGAAGATTTAGGCGTTACGTTTGGGCTATCTGGACGACCGAAGTTTAATCAGGAAATTTTTGATGAAATTGCGAGCAAAATTGTTGTAGCGCTTGCCATTATTGTGACGACAACATTTATTATTTTAATGATTGCCTTCCGCTCAATCTTAATTCCGTTAAAGGCCATCATTATGAATATTATCGGTTTAGGCGCGACATTTGGCATTCTCGTTTATATATTCCAGTTCGGTCATTTCGGACTGGAGCCAGGGACGATTGTGCTGATTATACCCGTCATCACATTTTGTTTAGTATTCGGTCTCAGTATGGACTATGAGGTATTTTTAATTTCTCGCATTCAAGAGGAATACCAAAACGGCTCGAACAATACAAAGGCAACGATTGACGGGCTCGTTTCAACGAGTAAAATCATTACGTCAGCCGCGCTGATTATGATTGTTATTACAGGGGCGTTTGCCTTTACAGATGTTATTCCAGTCAAACAAATTGGTGTCGGCATTGCGATTGCTGTAGCCATTGATGCAACGATTATTCGTTTACTGCTCGTGCCAAGCTTAATGCGTCTATTTGGCGATTGGAACTGGTGGTTGCCGTTTAGAAAAAAACGTTAA
- a CDS encoding AI-2E family transporter — MTKKLWFQVGIGILIALLIVKYFIEIRSIFNPIVIIFKTILIPLLLGGVLYYVSEPLQRLLEKRGMPRWGSLTTIVLVLAGLVIGLLLLIGNPIATQVNNLAANAPYLGEKIEEVTNYVIDNSKNLPPQVEEFVTSITNSIQDIAITSSKWIVSFVSGAVSTTFTLILVPFFFIFMLKDHEKFAPQIYDLFTGERRTWIKETLEDVDRVLRSYVQGQVLISLLLAIMMFIGYLIIGLEYSLLLAISAFFMNMIPFIGPWLSLIPALIVAVIQEPILVVWVGVITLIAQQVESNLITPNIMGKSLDIHPLTVISLVLAAGNIAGFIGILVAIPTYAVLKVIVQNIYHERKKIKETATKTV, encoded by the coding sequence ATGACAAAGAAGCTTTGGTTTCAAGTAGGGATTGGGATATTAATTGCATTATTAATTGTTAAATACTTTATTGAGATTCGCTCAATTTTTAATCCAATTGTCATTATTTTTAAAACGATTTTAATTCCTTTACTACTTGGGGGTGTGTTGTACTATGTATCCGAGCCGTTGCAGCGACTTTTAGAAAAGCGTGGCATGCCGCGTTGGGGAAGTCTTACAACAATTGTGCTTGTATTAGCCGGTCTCGTAATAGGTCTTTTATTATTAATTGGTAATCCGATTGCCACACAGGTCAATAATTTAGCAGCGAATGCACCGTATTTAGGCGAAAAGATAGAAGAAGTGACCAATTATGTAATTGATAACAGTAAAAATCTTCCGCCTCAAGTGGAGGAGTTTGTCACGTCGATTACTAACTCAATCCAAGACATCGCAATTACAAGTAGTAAATGGATTGTCTCATTTGTAAGTGGGGCGGTATCCACGACATTCACATTAATTTTAGTGCCGTTTTTCTTTATTTTTATGCTGAAAGATCATGAAAAATTTGCTCCACAAATTTACGATTTATTTACTGGGGAACGCCGCACTTGGATCAAAGAAACACTTGAAGATGTCGATAGAGTGTTACGTAGCTATGTACAAGGACAAGTACTCATTAGTCTTTTACTTGCGATAATGATGTTTATAGGCTATTTAATTATTGGTTTAGAGTATTCATTATTACTGGCTATTTCTGCATTCTTTATGAATATGATTCCGTTTATTGGGCCATGGCTTTCACTAATTCCCGCCTTAATTGTCGCGGTTATTCAGGAACCCATTTTAGTAGTTTGGGTAGGTGTCATTACGCTCATTGCCCAACAAGTAGAAAGTAATTTAATTACACCAAATATCATGGGGAAATCTTTAGACATTCACCCACTCACGGTCATTTCACTTGTACTAGCAGCAGGTAATATTGCTGGTTTCATTGGTATTTTAGTGGCCATCCCAACCTATGCGGTATTGAAGGTCATCGTACAAAATATTTATCATGAGCGTAAGAAAATCAAAGAAACCGCTACAAAGACGGTATAG
- a CDS encoding M3 family oligoendopeptidase, translating to MVTFKDYEYKRPNLDAMKLAVRAYIEQFKAAQTVEEQSEVIKKINAQRNYFSTQANLVYIRASIDTNDEFYQTERDYLDEVSPEAEEIVFEYYKELVKSPFRPQLEEKWGTQLFALAENQIKGFSPAVIELMQKENKLVSEYSKLVASAQIEFDGKTLTLAQLGPYSESTDRAIRKAARDTSTNFFAQNGEKFDTIFDQLVKLRHEIATKLGYKNYVELGYVNMNRVDYNAEMVAKFRDQVRDFIVPLASKLYERQAKRIGVEDFKYYDEGLKFLSGNAKPQGEPAWIVENGKKMYEELSPQTGEFFNFMIERDLMDLEAKKGKEGGGYCTFIEDYESPYIFSNFNGTSGDIDVLTHEAGHAFQVYSSRNIGIPEYLWPTYESCEIHSMSMEFFTWPWMELFFKDQTEKYKFAHLSGALLFLPYGVTVDEFQHVVYENPEMTPAERKAAWKEIEEKYLPHRNYDGNEYLEMGGFWQRQAHIYANPFYYIDYTLAQICAFQFWKRSREDFDAAWKDYVHLCGLGGSQSFTNLVREAGLISPFEEGCVESVIDTIETYLNSVDDQAL from the coding sequence ATGGTTACTTTTAAAGACTATGAATATAAGCGTCCCAATTTAGATGCAATGAAGTTAGCCGTACGTGCGTATATTGAGCAATTCAAGGCGGCTCAAACAGTGGAAGAGCAAAGCGAAGTAATTAAAAAAATCAATGCACAACGTAATTACTTTTCAACACAAGCCAATTTAGTGTATATCCGTGCTTCGATTGATACGAATGATGAGTTTTATCAAACAGAGCGCGACTACTTGGATGAAGTATCGCCTGAAGCGGAAGAAATCGTTTTTGAATACTACAAAGAGCTCGTAAAATCTCCGTTCCGCCCGCAACTGGAAGAAAAATGGGGCACGCAGTTATTTGCTCTAGCGGAAAATCAAATTAAAGGCTTTTCACCAGCAGTCATTGAGCTCATGCAAAAGGAAAATAAGCTTGTTTCTGAATACAGCAAGCTTGTAGCAAGTGCACAAATTGAGTTTGACGGGAAAACACTAACACTTGCCCAATTAGGACCTTACAGTGAATCAACTGACCGTGCCATTCGTAAAGCAGCGCGTGATACGAGCACTAATTTCTTTGCACAAAACGGTGAAAAATTTGATACTATTTTTGATCAACTTGTAAAATTACGTCATGAAATTGCAACGAAGTTAGGTTATAAAAACTATGTTGAGCTTGGCTATGTGAATATGAACCGCGTCGATTATAATGCAGAAATGGTCGCAAAGTTTCGTGATCAAGTACGTGATTTCATCGTGCCACTTGCCAGCAAATTATACGAACGCCAAGCAAAACGTATTGGTGTAGAAGACTTCAAGTACTATGATGAAGGCTTAAAGTTCTTATCTGGAAACGCTAAACCACAAGGCGAGCCTGCGTGGATCGTTGAAAACGGTAAGAAAATGTACGAAGAGCTATCTCCACAAACAGGCGAGTTCTTTAACTTTATGATTGAGCGTGACTTAATGGATTTAGAGGCGAAAAAGGGGAAAGAAGGCGGCGGCTATTGTACGTTTATAGAAGATTATGAATCACCGTATATCTTCTCAAACTTTAACGGTACGTCAGGTGATATTGATGTATTAACACATGAAGCGGGGCATGCGTTCCAAGTGTATTCAAGCCGCAATATCGGAATCCCTGAATATTTGTGGCCGACATATGAGTCTTGTGAAATTCATTCAATGAGTATGGAATTCTTCACGTGGCCGTGGATGGAGCTATTCTTTAAAGACCAAACAGAGAAATATAAATTCGCGCATCTTAGTGGAGCGCTTTTATTCTTGCCATACGGTGTAACAGTGGATGAGTTCCAGCATGTTGTGTATGAAAATCCAGAAATGACACCAGCAGAGCGTAAGGCAGCGTGGAAAGAAATTGAAGAGAAATATTTACCTCACCGTAATTATGATGGCAATGAATATTTAGAGATGGGCGGCTTCTGGCAACGTCAAGCGCATATTTATGCAAATCCTTTCTACTATATTGATTACACACTAGCACAAATTTGTGCTTTCCAATTCTGGAAGCGTTCACGCGAAGATTTTGATGCGGCTTGGAAAGATTATGTACATCTTTGCGGACTGGGTGGATCTCAATCATTCACAAACTTAGTGCGCGAGGCAGGCTTAATATCACCGTTTGAAGAAGGCTGTGTAGAGTCAGTTATTGATACGATTGAAACGTACTTAAATAGCGTAGACGATCAAGCTTTATAA